The following coding sequences lie in one Phalacrocorax carbo chromosome 3, bPhaCar2.1, whole genome shotgun sequence genomic window:
- the TBXT gene encoding T-box transcription factor T isoform X1: protein MSSPGTEGAGKPPQYRVDHLLSAVESELQAGSEKGDPTERELRVTLEDNDLWLRFKELTNEMIVTKNGRRMFPVLKVSVSGLDPNAMYSFLLDFVAADGHRWKYVNGEWVPGGKPEPQAPSCVYIHPDSPNFGAHWMKAPVSFSKVKLTNKLNGGGQIMLNSLHKYEPRIHIVRVGGPQRMITSHSFPETQFIAVTAYQNEEITALKIKYNPFAKAFLDAKERSDHKDMMEEVGDNQQSGYSQLGSWLIPGTGTLCPPANPHPQFGAPLSLSPAHSCERYSSLRNHRPAPYPNPYTHRNNSPTAYADNSSACLSMLQSHDNWSSLGVPTHTTMLPMSHSTGTATSSSQYPNLWSVSNSTITPVSQSSGMSNGLSSQFLRGSPAHYTALPHPVTAASSASPLYDSGAPTDLPDSQYDASAHARLASTWTPVTPPSM, encoded by the exons GGGGCGGGCAAGCCCCCGCAGTACCGCGTGGACCACCTGCTGAGCGCCGTGGAGAGCGAGCTGCAGGCGGGCAGCGAGAAGGGCGACCCCACGGAGCGGGAGCTGCGGGTCACGCTGGAGGACAACGACCTGTGGCTGCGCTTCAAGGAGCTCACCAACGAGATGATCGTCACCAAAAACGGCAG GAGGATGTTCCCGGTGCTGAAGGTGAGCGTGTCGGGGCTGGACCCCAACGCCATGTACTCCTTCCTGCTGGACTTCGTGGCGGCCGACGGGCACCGCTGGAAGTACGTGAACGGGGAGTGGGTGCCGGGCGGGAAGCCGGAGCCGCAGGCGCCCAGCTGCGTCTACATCCACCCCGACTCGCCCAACTTCGGCGCCCACTGGATGAAGGCGCCCGTCTCCTTCAGTAAAGTCAAACTCACCAACAAGCTCAACGGCGGCGGGCAG ATCATGTTGAACTCTCTGCACAAGTATGAGCCGAGGATTCATATAGTGCGAGTGGGTGGCCCGCAGCGGATGATCACCAGCCATTCCTTCCCAGAGACCCAGTTTATAGCCGTGACGGCCTACCAGAATGAGGAG atcacagctttaaaaattaaatacaatcCGTTTGCAAAGGCATTTCTTGATGCAAAAGAAAG AAGTGATCACAAGGACATGATGGAGGAAGTGGGAGACAACCAGCAGTCTGGGTATTCGCAGT TAGGTAGTTGGCTTATTCCTGGGACTGGCACTCTGTGCCCGCCTGCCAATCCTCACCCTCAGTTTGGAGCCCCACTGTCGCTCTCCCCTGCTCACAGCTGTGAAAGGTACTCATCGCTGAGGAACCACCGTCCTGCCCCCTACCCCAACCCCTACACCCATAGAAACAACTCGCCAA CAGCCTATGCCGATAACTCTTCCGCCTGCCTTTCCATGCTGCAGTCCCATGACAACTGGTCTTCGCTAGGAGTTCCCACACACACGACGATGCTGCCCATGAGTCACAGCACTGGCACAGCTACCAGCTCCAG TCAGTACCCTAACTTATGGTCTGTGAGTAACAGCACCATCACACCGGTGTCTCAGTCGAGCGGGATGTCCAACGGCCTGAGCTCCCAGTTTTTACGTGGCTCTCCAGCGCACTACACCGCCCTCCCGCACCCGGTCACTGCCGCCTCCTCCGCCTCCCCCCTGTACGACAGTGGGGCACCCACGGACCTGCCCGACAGCCAGTACGATGCCTCCGCACATGCCAGGCTAGCATCCACGTGGACGCCTGTCACCCCTCCTTCCATGTAA
- the TBXT gene encoding T-box transcription factor T isoform X2: MSSPGTEGAGKPPQYRVDHLLSAVESELQAGSEKGDPTERELRVTLEDNDLWLRFKELTNEMIVTKNGRRMFPVLKVSVSGLDPNAMYSFLLDFVAADGHRWKYVNGEWVPGGKPEPQAPSCVYIHPDSPNFGAHWMKAPVSFSKVKLTNKLNGGGQIMLNSLHKYEPRIHIVRVGGPQRMITSHSFPETQFIAVTAYQNEEITALKIKYNPFAKAFLDAKERSDHKDMMEEVGDNQQSGYSQLGSWLIPGTGTLCPPANPHPQFGAPLSLSPAHSCERYSSLRNHRPAPYPNPYTHRNNSPTYADNSSACLSMLQSHDNWSSLGVPTHTTMLPMSHSTGTATSSSQYPNLWSVSNSTITPVSQSSGMSNGLSSQFLRGSPAHYTALPHPVTAASSASPLYDSGAPTDLPDSQYDASAHARLASTWTPVTPPSM, translated from the exons GGGGCGGGCAAGCCCCCGCAGTACCGCGTGGACCACCTGCTGAGCGCCGTGGAGAGCGAGCTGCAGGCGGGCAGCGAGAAGGGCGACCCCACGGAGCGGGAGCTGCGGGTCACGCTGGAGGACAACGACCTGTGGCTGCGCTTCAAGGAGCTCACCAACGAGATGATCGTCACCAAAAACGGCAG GAGGATGTTCCCGGTGCTGAAGGTGAGCGTGTCGGGGCTGGACCCCAACGCCATGTACTCCTTCCTGCTGGACTTCGTGGCGGCCGACGGGCACCGCTGGAAGTACGTGAACGGGGAGTGGGTGCCGGGCGGGAAGCCGGAGCCGCAGGCGCCCAGCTGCGTCTACATCCACCCCGACTCGCCCAACTTCGGCGCCCACTGGATGAAGGCGCCCGTCTCCTTCAGTAAAGTCAAACTCACCAACAAGCTCAACGGCGGCGGGCAG ATCATGTTGAACTCTCTGCACAAGTATGAGCCGAGGATTCATATAGTGCGAGTGGGTGGCCCGCAGCGGATGATCACCAGCCATTCCTTCCCAGAGACCCAGTTTATAGCCGTGACGGCCTACCAGAATGAGGAG atcacagctttaaaaattaaatacaatcCGTTTGCAAAGGCATTTCTTGATGCAAAAGAAAG AAGTGATCACAAGGACATGATGGAGGAAGTGGGAGACAACCAGCAGTCTGGGTATTCGCAGT TAGGTAGTTGGCTTATTCCTGGGACTGGCACTCTGTGCCCGCCTGCCAATCCTCACCCTCAGTTTGGAGCCCCACTGTCGCTCTCCCCTGCTCACAGCTGTGAAAGGTACTCATCGCTGAGGAACCACCGTCCTGCCCCCTACCCCAACCCCTACACCCATAGAAACAACTCGCCAA CCTATGCCGATAACTCTTCCGCCTGCCTTTCCATGCTGCAGTCCCATGACAACTGGTCTTCGCTAGGAGTTCCCACACACACGACGATGCTGCCCATGAGTCACAGCACTGGCACAGCTACCAGCTCCAG TCAGTACCCTAACTTATGGTCTGTGAGTAACAGCACCATCACACCGGTGTCTCAGTCGAGCGGGATGTCCAACGGCCTGAGCTCCCAGTTTTTACGTGGCTCTCCAGCGCACTACACCGCCCTCCCGCACCCGGTCACTGCCGCCTCCTCCGCCTCCCCCCTGTACGACAGTGGGGCACCCACGGACCTGCCCGACAGCCAGTACGATGCCTCCGCACATGCCAGGCTAGCATCCACGTGGACGCCTGTCACCCCTCCTTCCATGTAA